The Numida meleagris isolate 19003 breed g44 Domestic line chromosome 20, NumMel1.0, whole genome shotgun sequence genome has a window encoding:
- the TMEM88B gene encoding transmembrane protein 88B: MSDQETEDFAAESLLDKPKMHPSLPPYDMDDQLLPREPRSTCGCWAWTLLIATMNLLVFFINLLLMLVIFTIVLLPTIVVVYFGFQCHSRVLHSTARYCRTILDDNSSSALIILGFVIMSPLIVVAMATYCSLARRLRLLMCFQPCSRALYKGVKWRWYEEGGLCGCARGCSPRVKAWV; the protein is encoded by the exons ATGTCTGACCAGGAGACCGAGGACTTTGCAGCAGAAAGCCTCTTGGACAAGCCTAAGATGCATCCCAGCCTCCCACCGTATGACATGGATGACCAGCTCCTTCCCAGGGAGCCACGGAGCACCTGTGGCTGCTGGGCATGGACCCTGCTGATAGCCACCATGAACCTCTTAGTCTTTTTCATCAACTTGCTCCTGATGCTTGTTATCTTCACCATTGTGTTGCTTCCCACCATTGTGGTGGTTTACTTTGGCTTCCAGTGCCACTCTCGG GTGCTGCACTCCACTGCCCGCTACTGCAGAACCATCCTGGATGACAACAGCTCCTCGGCCCTCATCATCCTGGGCTTCGTCATCATGTCGCCCCTCATCGTGGTGGCCATGGCCACCTACTGCAGCCTGGCCAGGCGCCTCCGCCTCCTCATGTGCTTCCAGCCGTGCAGCCGGGCCCTGTACAAGGGTGTGAAGTGGCGCTGGTACGAGGAAGGCGGTCTGTGCGGCTGtgccaggggctgcagcccccgTGTCAAGGCCTGGGTCTGA